The window AGGTCCCCGTCCCGCAGCATATATTAATATATTGATGACTGTAGTGGGGTTTGTCCACGCTTCAATAATTTTTAATTTAATCTGGGCTAGACCAGCACAGCAGCTTGTATTTCACTGGTTACAGGTAGCAGATCTGGATTTAAGGTTGTCGTTTGAGCTGTCTCCAGTAAGCTTTGGAGCATTAGAAGTAGTAACGGGCATTAGCCTGTTAGTACAAATTTACGCTTTGGGCTATATGGAAAAAGATTGGTCGCTAGCACGCTTCTTTGCCTTGATGGGGTTCTTTGAAGCTGCTTTGGCTGGTTTGGCTCTAAGCGATTCTTTGCTACTGAGTTACTGTTTGCTAGAGGCTCTAACCTTATCAACTTATCTTTTAGTTGGTTTTTGGTATGCTCAACCACTAGTAGTGACGGCTGCTAGAGATGCTTTTTTGACAAAGAGAGTAGGAGACATAATATTATTGATGGCGATCATAGCTCTTTCTAGCTATGGCGAAGGGCTAAATTTTTCCCAGTTAGAGAATTGGGTGAATGGAAATCAACTCGATCCGACGATCGCAGCATTTTTGGGGTTAGCTTTGATTGCAGGACCGATTGGTAAATGCGCCCAGTTTCCGCTTAACCTATGGTTAGACGAAGCGATGGAAGGACCGAATCCAGCGGGAATCATGCGGAACTCAATTGTGGTATCGGCTGGAGCTTATGTTTTGATTAAGCTAGAGCCTGCAACTGCAATTTCGCCAATTTCTGCCACTGCTTTGATTGTTGTAGGAATGGTTACGGCAATTGGGACATCTTTAATGGCGATCGCGCAAATAGACATCAAACGGGCATTATCTCATTCAACCAGTGCCTATATGGGTTTGGTATTTATCGCGGTGGGATTAAGACAGGTAGATATAGCTTTTTTGCTGCTGTTTAGTCATGCGCTCGCTAAAGCTTTATTGTTTATGAGTGCTGGCTCGGTCATTCTAACTACCAATAATCAAAACGTTACTGAGATGGGTGGTTTGTGGTCGAGAATGCCAGCCACTAGCCTGTCCTTCTTGGCTGGTGCAGCAGGATTGATTGCCTTTTCGCCGTTAGGGATATTTTGGACTTATAATCGGTGGTTTAGTGGCTCTTGGGATGTGGATTGGTGGCTACTGTTCATTGTCATGTTTGTTAATGTCTTTTCGGCGATTAACTTAACGCGCTTGTTTCGAGTCATCTTCTTGGGCAAACCTCAAGTGAAAAGCCGTCGCGCCCCTGAAGTTCCCTGGCAGATGTCGGTACCAATGGTTTCTCTAATCATAGTCACCT of the Coleofasciculaceae cyanobacterium genome contains:
- a CDS encoding NAD(P)H-quinone oxidoreductase subunit F; protein product: MTDFLLGNFWVIPIYSLVGAIITLPWSLGIIRKTGPRPAAYINILMTVVGFVHASIIFNLIWARPAQQLVFHWLQVADLDLRLSFELSPVSFGALEVVTGISLLVQIYALGYMEKDWSLARFFALMGFFEAALAGLALSDSLLLSYCLLEALTLSTYLLVGFWYAQPLVVTAARDAFLTKRVGDIILLMAIIALSSYGEGLNFSQLENWVNGNQLDPTIAAFLGLALIAGPIGKCAQFPLNLWLDEAMEGPNPAGIMRNSIVVSAGAYVLIKLEPATAISPISATALIVVGMVTAIGTSLMAIAQIDIKRALSHSTSAYMGLVFIAVGLRQVDIAFLLLFSHALAKALLFMSAGSVILTTNNQNVTEMGGLWSRMPATSLSFLAGAAGLIAFSPLGIFWTYNRWFSGSWDVDWWLLFIVMFVNVFSAINLTRLFRVIFLGKPQVKSRRAPEVPWQMSVPMVSLIIVTLIASLAPVQWPLWLSPNSPLSLEQPGLITQYATPLLIASGALGCIIGSTITIRKPWARSSNLTLRFFQDLLAYDFYIDKLYEITVIAAVSNLAKFASWIDRYVVDGAVNLVSLATIFSSNALKYNTSGQSQFYITTMVIAVGLLLWSTINGQWSMVTSYWSSIM